From the Polaribacter gangjinensis genome, the window AGAGATATGAGTAACAACCCAACCTTCTCTTGCATATTGATTCAAGGTATCTTCTAAACGAATATCGTTTTTAGTCATACCCATTTTCCAAGTTACTACTTTGTATTCTTTCATATTTTTTTATTGTTTAAGAGTTTCTGTTGTTTAAAAGTTTC encodes:
- a CDS encoding DUF4177 domain-containing protein, yielding MKEYKVVTWKMGMTKNDIRLEDTLNQYAREGWVVTHISEHSTRIVFERDKNR